The following DNA comes from Mucisphaera calidilacus.
AAGAAGAAGGTTGCCAAGAAGCGAGTCGCACGGCGTTGATACCGGGCCGCTCCGGCGGCCTGAGCGTGATTGACCCTCACTTTTCCACTTAATCTTTGCCTGAGGCCCTCGCTGTGGCGGGGGAAGCACGGAACCAGCTAAACGACGATGCCTGGCGGCCCCTCGGGGCCGCCTTTTTTATGGGGTCTGGGGCCTGATCGGACGTAGCCGGGGTTTCAGGAGGCGATGGCCTGGAGGACGGCGTCGGCGGCGAGGTCTTTGAATCGCTGGTTGCCGAAGGCCTCGTGCACGCGTGTGTAGAGCTGGCGTTGCTGCGCGACGGCTTCGGGGTTGGTGAGGAGGTTGCGTACGGCGTCGGCGACGGGTTCGGGGCGTCCGAAGTGGGGGATGAACTCGGGGACGACGCGTCCCTCGCCAAGCCACTCGCTGATGAGGTTGGGGAGTGAGTAGGTGCGTGTGGTGGTGAGGAAGCGTCCGATGAAGAGCCAGGTGAGGTAGCGGACGTTGTAGAGCACGACGGTGGGGGTGCTGTGGCCGAGCGCTTCGAGGGTGGCGGTGCCGGAGACGATGAGTGCGGCGTCGGCCCAGTCGTAGACGGCGTCGGCGTGTCCGACGATGATGTCGGCGCAGTGATCGAGCGAGGCGGTGGCGGGGTGCTGGCGGATCTGCTTTTCGCGTCGCTCGTCGCTGGCGGGGATGACCACGTGGAGGTCCGGGAACTGTTGATGCAGCGTGCGGGCGACGCGTGTCATGGTTTCCCAGTTGAAGGCGACCTCAGCGGAGCGCGAGCCGGGCAGGAGG
Coding sequences within:
- the lpxB gene encoding lipid-A-disaccharide synthase; amino-acid sequence: MPASPVILLTAFEPSGDILGASLVKALRRRQPDIRFKALGGPRLQEAGCEIIEQTTDDPAMLLDAARKVVDHRRRIQRLRAYLEQNPVDAVIPIDSPAANWDVCQATRDLLPDARIIHLVAPQLWAWGRWRVNKLRRLTDRVLCLLPFEPDWFQARDVPATFVGHPLFDRINDDPPTPHDCLSKPAGKRLALLPGSRSAEVAFNWETMTRVARTLHQQFPDLHVVIPASDERREKQIRQHPATASLDHCADIIVGHADAVYDWADAALIVSGTATLEALGHSTPTVVLYNVRYLTWLFIGRFLTTTRTYSLPNLISEWLGEGRVVPEFIPHFGRPEPVADAVRNLLTNPEAVAQQRQLYTRVHEAFGNQRFKDLAADAVLQAIAS